DNA from Kitasatospora acidiphila:
GCCTGTCCGGTGTGCCGGCCCCCACCCCGCCCGCGATCCAGCGGTACTGAGGAGCGGCGCCCATGAACGTCCTGACCGCCAACTGGTCCATCTACTGGCACGGTTTCATCGGCACCCTGGAGCTGACGGCGGTGAGCGCGGCCCTGGCACTGGCCCTCGGCGTGCTGATCGCCGGCTTCCGGGTCTCCCCGGTCCCGGCGCTGCGGGGCTTCGGCCTGGTCTGGGTGACCCTGCTGCGCAACACCCCGCTCACCCTGCTGTTCTTCATCGTGGTGCTGGGGCTGCCGAGATTCGGCATCTCCTTCCCGTTCTTCACCTTCGCGGTGCTCGCCCTCGGCTGCTACACCTCGGCGTTCATCTGCGAGGCGCTGCGCTCGGGCATCAACACCGTGCCGGTCGGCCAGGGCGAGGCGGCCCGCAGCCTGGGCATGACCTTCGGCCAGACGCTGTCCCTGGTGGTGCTGCCGCAGGCGGCCCGCGCGGTGGTGGCCCCGGTCGGCAGCCTGCTGATCGCGCTGGCCAAGAACTCCGCGATCGCCGGGTCGTTCAGCGTGGTCGAGCTGCTCGGCACCTATCGGCCCATCAACGAGCTGGGCTACAGCATCATCTGGACCTTCGTCTGGATCGCGGTCGGCTACCTGGTCATCACGCTGGCGATCAGTGTCGTCTTCAACCTGCTGGAACGACGACTGGCGGTGTCCCGGTGACCTCCCTGGCGGCGGCCAGCGCGCTCTACGACATCCCCGGGCCGAAGACCCGCGGCCGGCACCGGCTCTACAGCCTGCTGGCGCTGGTCGGGATCGCCGGGCTGCTCTCCTGGGTGGGCTATGAGCTGGTCGACACCGGCCAGTTCAGCTACACCAAGTGGAATCCCTTCCAGTACAAGGGAATTCAGCGGCTGCTCTGGCACGGGTTGCTCAACACCCTGAAGGCGTTCGGGCTGGCGGCGGCGTTCGCGCTGGCATTCGGGGTGCTGTTCGCGGCCGGCCGGCTCTCCGAGCACCGGCCGGTGCGCCGGTTCAGCACCCTGGTGGTGGAGTTCTTCCGGGCCATGCCGCTGCTGGTGATGATCTTCTTCATCTTCGTGGCGATGAAGGTGCAGCCGCTCTGGGCGCTGGTGGCCGGGCTGACCCTCTACAACGGTTCGGTGCTGGCCGAGGTGTTCCGGGCCGGCATCCTGGCGGTGCCGCGCGGGCAGCGGGAGGCGGCCTACGCGCTGGGCATGCGCAAGACCCAGGTGATGCGGCACGTGCTGGTGCCGCAGGCCAACCGGGCGATGCTGCCGAGCATCATCAGCCAGCTGGTGGTGGCCCTCAAGGACACCTCGCTGGGGTTTCTGATCACCTATGAGGAGTTCCTGCACGCCGGCAAGTTGATCGCCACCAACCTCGACTACGACCTGCCGTTCATTCCGGTGGTGATGGTGATCGCCCCGGTCTACATCGGCATGTGCCTGCTGCTCTCCTGGTCGGCGTACGCGGTCGAACGACGGGGGCGACGCAGTGTTCGACTGCGGGGCGGCCCGGCGGTGGCCCCGGCGGGGGTGCCTATGGGTTCGCCCCCTGAGGTGGGGGAACACCCGGTGGGTCAGGTCTGATCATCTAATCAGCTGTTCTTGGGGCAGATCCGATAGCCCAAAATTCTGCTTATGATTGGGCATGCTTGACTCCCGGCACATCCGGACCTTCCACGAGGTCGTGAGTAGCGGCTCGTTCACCGCCGCGGCCCGTGCGCTCGGCTACACCCAGCCCGCTGTGACCCAGCAGATCCGCGCGCTGGAGCGGGAGGCCGGGGTGCCGCTGTTCACCCGGGACGGCCGCCGGATGAAGCTCACCGAGGCCGGCCAGACCCTGGCCCGGCACGCCGAAGTGATCCTCGGCAACCTCGGCGCCGCCGCCCAGCAGCTCCAGGCACTGGCCCGGTTGCGGGCCGGCCGGGTCCGAGTCTGCGCCTTTCCCAGCGCCAACGCCACCCTGATCCCCGAGGCGATGGCCCGGCTGATCGCCGAGCACCCAGATGTGCGGGTCGAACTCCAGGAGGCCGAGCCGCCGGAGTCGGTCAACCGCCTGCTGGCCGGCGAGTGCGACATCGCCCTCTCCTTCAGCTACCCGGGGATCCGCACCGAACTGCCCCCGGACGTGGTCGAGGTGCCGCTGATGGAGGATCTGCTCACCGTGCTGCTGCCGGTCGGCCATCCGCTGGCCCGTCGGCACGCCGTCCGGCTGGCCGAGCTCGCCCAGGCCCGCTGGGTGGCCGGCTGTCCGCGCTGCCGCGCCAACTTCCTGCACATCTGCGCCGACCAGGGCTTCGAGCCGGACATCGTCTTCACCACCGACGACAACCTGGCGCTGCAGAGCCTGGTCGCCGCCGGGGTCGGCCTGGCCGTGGCGCCCTCCCTGGTGCTCTCCTTCCTCTGCCACCGCAAGGTCACCGGCCGGGCCCTGGAGCCCCATGTGCGCCGCCAGGTCAGCGCCTTCGTACTGCGCGGGCACCTGCCGCTGCCCGCCACCGCGGTGGTGCTGGCGGAACTTCAGAGGGCCGGGGCCAGCCGGGTCGGTTGCTGACGGTGCGTTGGTTTCCGAGGATCCATAAGCGCAGTTAGGCAACCGCCAACTTGCGCTCCTTGGACGCGCCACCCCCGCACGACGCACCCTGCTCGCCATGACGACGACTACCACGGAGCGCCCCGACAGCGGGCAGCTCACCCCCGAGGCACAGGCCCTGATCGCCGACACCCGGGCCGTGGTGGCCCGAGGCCTGGCCCCGACCTCACGGCCTACCTGGTCGGCGAGCGGCTGCGCGAGCGACTCGGCCGGCCGGACCTGCTGACCGCCGCCCAGTGCGAGCCCGACCCCGAGCGCTACCGGCAGCACCTGCTGCACACTGAGGAGGACGGCAGCTTCTCGGTGATCGCGCTGGTCTGGCTGCCCGGGCAGCGCACCGGCATACACGACCACGTCTGCTGGGGCGTGGCCGGCGTGCACCAGGGCCGGGAGACCGAGCGCCGCTACCGGCTGGTGCCGGACGGGTCCTGCGCGCAGCTGCTGCCCGCCGAGGAGCTGGTCAGCGACGTCGGCTCGGTGAGCGCCTTCACCCCGCCCGGCGACATCCACCGGGTCCGCAACGCGGGCAGCGACCTGGCCATTTCCATCCACATCTACGGCGC
Protein-coding regions in this window:
- a CDS encoding LysR family transcriptional regulator; translation: MLDSRHIRTFHEVVSSGSFTAAARALGYTQPAVTQQIRALEREAGVPLFTRDGRRMKLTEAGQTLARHAEVILGNLGAAAQQLQALARLRAGRVRVCAFPSANATLIPEAMARLIAEHPDVRVELQEAEPPESVNRLLAGECDIALSFSYPGIRTELPPDVVEVPLMEDLLTVLLPVGHPLARRHAVRLAELAQARWVAGCPRCRANFLHICADQGFEPDIVFTTDDNLALQSLVAAGVGLAVAPSLVLSFLCHRKVTGRALEPHVRRQVSAFVLRGHLPLPATAVVLAELQRAGASRVGC
- a CDS encoding amino acid ABC transporter permease, giving the protein MAAASALYDIPGPKTRGRHRLYSLLALVGIAGLLSWVGYELVDTGQFSYTKWNPFQYKGIQRLLWHGLLNTLKAFGLAAAFALAFGVLFAAGRLSEHRPVRRFSTLVVEFFRAMPLLVMIFFIFVAMKVQPLWALVAGLTLYNGSVLAEVFRAGILAVPRGQREAAYALGMRKTQVMRHVLVPQANRAMLPSIISQLVVALKDTSLGFLITYEEFLHAGKLIATNLDYDLPFIPVVMVIAPVYIGMCLLLSWSAYAVERRGRRSVRLRGGPAVAPAGVPMGSPPEVGEHPVGQV
- a CDS encoding amino acid ABC transporter permease, producing MNVLTANWSIYWHGFIGTLELTAVSAALALALGVLIAGFRVSPVPALRGFGLVWVTLLRNTPLTLLFFIVVLGLPRFGISFPFFTFAVLALGCYTSAFICEALRSGINTVPVGQGEAARSLGMTFGQTLSLVVLPQAARAVVAPVGSLLIALAKNSAIAGSFSVVELLGTYRPINELGYSIIWTFVWIAVGYLVITLAISVVFNLLERRLAVSR